The genomic DNA CTTCTTGACCTCGACCAGCTCCTGCAGGCCGGAAATCATGGGAAACATGATGGACACGTTGCCAAGCACGCTGGCCTTCAGGATGGCCCGCAGCTGGGTCCGGAAGACCTCGCGGTGCTTCAGGCAGTAGCGGATGGCCCGCAGGCCCAGGGCAGGATTGGACTCTGCCGAGGACTGCATGCGCATGAGCTTGTCCGCGCCCACGTCAAGAGTGCGGATGACCAGCTTCTTGGGCGCGACCAGTGAGGCCATGTCCATGTAGATTTCAGTCAATTCGTCTTCGGTGGGCATTCCGTCGCGGTTCAGGTAGCTGTACTCGGAGCGGAACAACCCGATGCCCTCCCCGCCGTTGTCGTTGACCGCGACGACCTCTTCGAAAAGTTCGATGTTGGCCAGGACTTGCACCCGGTAGCCGTCGATGGTCTCGGCGGGAAGGTGGCAGGAGCGCATGATCGTGGCCTGATAGCCCTCGAACTGAGCCTGCAGGTCCGTGTAGCGGGCCAGTTCGTCTTCGTCGGGATCGATGATGATGCGCCCATGGAAACCGTCCAGGATGATGATCCCGCCCTCGGCCAGGTCATCTCCGAGCCCTTCCATGCCGACCACGGCCGGAATCTGCAGGGACCTTGCGAGGATGCCTGCGTGGGAGGTCTTGCCGCCCTGAGCCGTGGCAAAGGCCATGATCTTGTTGACATCCAGCTCGATGGTATCGGCCGGGGAAAGATCATGGGCCAGCAGGATGGCGCGGTGCTTGATGGCCTGATGCCCGCTCTCTCCCCCGACCAGCTTGCCCAGCACCCGTTCGGCCACCAGACGCACATCCTGCATGCGCTGCCGAAGGTATTCGTCGGCGATGGAGGCGAAGATCTCCTGTACATCCCCGACGGCCCGCTCCAGCGACCATTCCGCATTGATCTTGGTGAGGGCGATGTGATCCAGGGCCCGTTTGCGAAACTTCTGATCGCGCAGCATCATGAGGTGCGATTCGATGATGGCCGAATGTTCCTTCAGATCCTCCGGCACCAGGGTCAAAATCCTTTCCAGATCGTGCAGCGCGTCATCAAAGGCCCGGTTCAGCCTCTCGATTTCAAAAGGCACATCCGCATCGGACACGGTCTGGCGGACCGTGCCGGAGAAATGGCTTTTGTTCAGGTAATACGCGCGGCCAATGGCAATGCCGGCCGAAACGGGGATACCGAAGAGCGTGCGGGAAGCCATCAGCGATCCTCTCCGAACATGTCTTCAAAAAGTTTCGAAAGGCTTAAAAGGGCATCGGCGGCATCTGGGCCGTGGGCACGCAAGGTCAGCTCGGTCCCTTGCGGTGCGGCAAGGGTAAGCAGGTCAAGGATGGATTTGGCATCGGCCTCCATGTCGCAGGAGTGCACAGTGATTGAAGCCACATAACGCTGGGCTTCCTGAGAAATCTTTCCCGCGGGCCGGGCATGAAGCCCGAGGCTGTTCCCGACCCGGATAATCTTTTCCTGCACTTCATCCATTTCAAATCACCTACATGGATACAAAAGCAAAAATCTTTTCCCAGGGTGCCATCAGGCCGCCCAGAACCAACGCCGCCAAAATCAGGGAGCGATCCCACTCACGCATGAAGCCGGCCAGGGCCAAAAGTCCGGCACAGGCGGCCCAGACCAGGGGCCACAGTCCGCCCGCAGGAGCTGCCTGCAACAGAAAAAGGGCCACCAGAACGCTGTTCATGAGCTTGAGTCGCTGCCCCCAGTCAATGAGATTCCAGGACCTTAGCCGTTGCAGAAAAGAAAGCCCCTGAGCATAGCCGCGTCCGAAGGTGTACATCTTGAAAAGCTGCAACCCGCAGAAGCACAGACAAATCCAAACCGCAAGCGTCCACGTGTATCCAGCGGCCGCCAGATTGACGCCGACCAGGGACCACAAAACCAGAAAACTGCCGCCGAAGAAAGAATCCCCCAGTGCCGACAGGGTATAAACCGTGGTCGAACGCAATTTGGGAAGGATGTCCGCAGGAAGCATTCCAAGAGCTATCTTCTTCTCCATGGACAAAAAAATTCCGACCAAAAGGGGCGTCCAGAAGGGGTGGGTGTTGTAATGCTTCAGATAGCGGCCCCGCGCACGCTTCAAGGCTTGCGGTTCAGAAGCGTAAAGCGCACGCAGCCCCGGCTCCATGATATAGGCCAGCCCGACATTCTGCATCCCCTTGGTGTTGAATGTGGCGCCAACCATATATGTTCGCAGAAAAATCTGCAGCAGGATCCGCGTATCCACCCTTACTCCGCGTCGTGTTCCAGGATCAGTTCGTATATCTGCTTGACCGACCAGCCCCGGGTTTGATCCCGCAGGGTCCGGGCCGCGTCCTTGGCGTGCATGCCCTCAAGCATCAGGCCCTGGACCCGCTCCAGAACCTCGGCCCTGGACGTGGCGGCAATCTCTTCAGGGGGACCTATGATCACGGTCACCTCGCCCAGTAGCTCCTCAGTGAATTCCTGGAGTTGACCAAGCCTGCCATTGATAAACTGCTCATGTTTCTTGGTCAATTCCCGGGCCAGACAAAATTCCCTCTCTCCAAGCACCTCGAAGGCAAGCGCAAGGGTCGGGAGCACCCGATTCTTGCGTTCAAAGAAAACCAGAGTAGCCCCGAGCTGTGCATAGGGCCGAAGCAAAGCGCGCGCGTCTCCGCCCTTGCGCGGCAAAAATCCAAGAAAAACAAATGGATACGGCGGAAGACCGCTGGCCATGAGCGCCGCGATGGGCGCGCAGGGACCGGGCACCGGCACGACGCGGATCCCATGCTGACGGCAGGCCGCGACCAGACGGTAGCCGGGGTCGGCGATGAGCGGAGTTCCTGCATCGGAAACCACCGCGACATCGAGCCCCTGCTCCAGAAACGCCAGCACCTCGGCAATGCGGGAGCCCTCGTTGTGTTCGTGCAGGCTCAAAAAGCGCTTGCCCGCAATACCGGCCAGCTGCAGCAGATGACCGGCCCGCCGGGTGTCCTCGGCCAGAATGACGTCAGCTTCTTCCAGGGTTTGCCGCGCCCGGGAAGAAAAATCACCAAGGTTGCCAAGGGGCGTGGCCACGATCCAGACCGTCCCGTACATCAATGATATCCTCCCAGTGTTCGACGACCGTTTCCCCGAGCAGAAAAAGTATGCTGACCAAATCGAAGCGGCATGGCCTGCTCCAGGCCCGATGCCGGCTCAGATATAACGTTCCCGCCTTGATCAGGCGCTTCTTCTTGGCCGGCCCGATGGCTTCGCCGGGCTCGCCGCGCACATCACCGGAACGGGTCTTAACCTCGACAAAGACGATCGTCCCTGCATCCTCGCAAATCAGATCGATCTCGCCGCTCGTGCAGCTGAAATTTCGTTCGACAATCCTGAGCCCTTTTTCCGCCAAAAAAGCTGCAGCCAGCTCTTCGCCGGCCTTGCCCGTGATCAGATGCCGGGCAGCCACAGCTGCGCCTCCCGAGGCACCGGCCCCACGCCGCGAAAACTGATCCTGTGCGCCGGGCTCGGGCCGAGACTGCGCAGCGCATCGAGGTGCGCCTTGGTGCCGTATCCCTTGTGCAACGCGAACCCGTAGCCCGGATAGCGCTGGTCCATGCACAGCAAAAGATCGTCCCGAAAGGTCTTGGCCAGGATGGAGGCCGCTGAAATGCAGGAATGGAGAGCATCGCCGCCGACCACGGTCATTTGGGGCAGGGAAGATGGGAAACGCTGGTTGCCGTCCACCAGAACCAGGCCTGGACAGACCGTTAAGGCGTCCAGGGCACGAGCCATGGCGGCCAAGGTGGCCTGCAGGATATTGATGCGGTCGATTTCGCCGGGCCAGGAAAAACCTAAGGCCCAGGACACTGCCTGGGCCTTGATGGCTTGTGCAAGCACCGCGCGCCGTCGCGAGGAGAGCTTTTTGGAATCGGTCAGGCCCGGAAGGTCGAAATCCGGAGGCAATATGACTGCCCCCGCCACCACCGGACCGGCAAGACAGCCGCGTCCGGCCTCGTCGATGCCGGCCTGAATCTGATCCGCGAACTGAGTGCAGCCTTTGGGGCTGAGCAAATTGATCCTACCAGGCGTTCTTGGTCTTGATGCGGGCAGCTTTGCCTCTGAGGCTACGCAGGTAGTAGATGCGGCTCTGACGAACCACGCCTTCGGAAATAACTTCGATGCGGTCGATGGTCGGGGCATGCAGGGGGAAGATGCGCTCCACGCCGACGCCATCGGAAACCTTGCGCACGATGAACGTGCTGTCGGTGGTGCCCTTCTTCAAACGCAGAACCACGCCCTGGAAAACCTGGATGCGTTCTTTCTCGCCTTCGATGATGCGGGTATGCACCTTGACCGTGTCACCGGCGCGGAAGCGGGGATGGTCGGCACGCAGGTGCTCGTTTTCAATCTTCTGGATGATGTTCATGATTTTCTCCTTTATCTGAAGCGGCCTGTAGGCCGCAACGTGTGCGTCTTATCCGATATCGCCCAGCAGGCGGTCCACCATGATGGAAGCCGCGGAACGGACGGAAAGGTGGTTGTACCTATCCATAAAACGTATGGCCCGCAACATGCCGTCGGCCCCTGCCAGAACGTCGCGATGCAAACCGTGTCCGGTGCCCAGAACCAGAAGAACCGGCTCCTTCTGAAGCATCTGTGACACCTGGGCGCAGGTCATGTTTCCAGCCTTGGCGCTGGTAGCCACGACCTTGGGACGCACGCCCGTGCAATCCGTGATTTCCGCGATGGCCTCGTCCAACAGGCCGACCACCCGGACCCGGCCCAGGGCGGTGCCCCGATCCGGATTTGCCTTGAGCCCGTAACCCTCGCGCCAATGGCCTATGAGGGTGCGGGCGAGATCCTGCTGGTCCGCGACCGGGGTGCAGACAAAATATCCGCCGAGCCCATAG from Desulfomicrobium macestii includes the following:
- the ptsP gene encoding phosphoenolpyruvate--protein phosphotransferase, translated to MASRTLFGIPVSAGIAIGRAYYLNKSHFSGTVRQTVSDADVPFEIERLNRAFDDALHDLERILTLVPEDLKEHSAIIESHLMMLRDQKFRKRALDHIALTKINAEWSLERAVGDVQEIFASIADEYLRQRMQDVRLVAERVLGKLVGGESGHQAIKHRAILLAHDLSPADTIELDVNKIMAFATAQGGKTSHAGILARSLQIPAVVGMEGLGDDLAEGGIIILDGFHGRIIIDPDEDELARYTDLQAQFEGYQATIMRSCHLPAETIDGYRVQVLANIELFEEVVAVNDNGGEGIGLFRSEYSYLNRDGMPTEDELTEIYMDMASLVAPKKLVIRTLDVGADKLMRMQSSAESNPALGLRAIRYCLKHREVFRTQLRAILKASVLGNVSIMFPMISGLQELVEVKKFYREVQEEMHAEGICFREDMPMGIMIEVPSAVITADFLAREVDFFSIGTNDLIQYSLGIDRTNKDVSYLYQPLHPAIVRSIKWVVDSAHRAGIEVCLCGELAADPFCIPVLMGMQVDSISLGPQSIPGIKRIVRQASMEECNALLKQVMASHSVARNNKLVREMIFRRFPEELMFYSSLVDD
- a CDS encoding HPr family phosphocarrier protein, producing MDEVQEKIIRVGNSLGLHARPAGKISQEAQRYVASITVHSCDMEADAKSILDLLTLAAPQGTELTLRAHGPDAADALLSLSKLFEDMFGEDR
- a CDS encoding PTS system mannose/fructose/sorbose family transporter subunit IID — encoded protein: MDTRILLQIFLRTYMVGATFNTKGMQNVGLAYIMEPGLRALYASEPQALKRARGRYLKHYNTHPFWTPLLVGIFLSMEKKIALGMLPADILPKLRSTTVYTLSALGDSFFGGSFLVLWSLVGVNLAAAGYTWTLAVWICLCFCGLQLFKMYTFGRGYAQGLSFLQRLRSWNLIDWGQRLKLMNSVLVALFLLQAAPAGGLWPLVWAACAGLLALAGFMREWDRSLILAALVLGGLMAPWEKIFAFVSM
- the rsmI gene encoding 16S rRNA (cytidine(1402)-2'-O)-methyltransferase, translating into MYGTVWIVATPLGNLGDFSSRARQTLEEADVILAEDTRRAGHLLQLAGIAGKRFLSLHEHNEGSRIAEVLAFLEQGLDVAVVSDAGTPLIADPGYRLVAACRQHGIRVVPVPGPCAPIAALMASGLPPYPFVFLGFLPRKGGDARALLRPYAQLGATLVFFERKNRVLPTLALAFEVLGEREFCLARELTKKHEQFINGRLGQLQEFTEELLGEVTVIIGPPEEIAATSRAEVLERVQGLMLEGMHAKDAARTLRDQTRGWSVKQIYELILEHDAE
- a CDS encoding YraN family protein → MAARHLITGKAGEELAAAFLAEKGLRIVERNFSCTSGEIDLICEDAGTIVFVEVKTRSGDVRGEPGEAIGPAKKKRLIKAGTLYLSRHRAWSRPCRFDLVSILFLLGETVVEHWEDIIDVRDGLDRGHAPWQPW
- a CDS encoding ribonuclease HII, coding for MLSPKGCTQFADQIQAGIDEAGRGCLAGPVVAGAVILPPDFDLPGLTDSKKLSSRRRAVLAQAIKAQAVSWALGFSWPGEIDRINILQATLAAMARALDALTVCPGLVLVDGNQRFPSSLPQMTVVGGDALHSCISAASILAKTFRDDLLLCMDQRYPGYGFALHKGYGTKAHLDALRSLGPSPAHRISFRGVGPVPREAQLWLPGI
- the rplS gene encoding 50S ribosomal protein L19, whose protein sequence is MNIIQKIENEHLRADHPRFRAGDTVKVHTRIIEGEKERIQVFQGVVLRLKKGTTDSTFIVRKVSDGVGVERIFPLHAPTIDRIEVISEGVVRQSRIYYLRSLRGKAARIKTKNAW